atGAGGGCCTGGACCAGTGCGACCCAGGCTGGCTGGCCGACGGCAGCGTGCGCTACCCGATCCAGACGCCACGCCGGCGCTGCGGGGGCCCAGCCCCGGGCGTGCGCACCGTCTACCGCTTCGCTAACCGGACTGGCTTTCCTTCGCCCGCCGCGCGCTTCGACGCCTACTGCTTCCGAGGTGCGTGCGTCCCCTGGTGGCCGCTCCCCCAGGGCTTTCGCTTTGGCGAAGGCCACGCCCCTGAAAGCCTCGCCAAGCCAAGGCAGAGAGACACGTGGAAGCTCACTTTGTGATAAGCCACGTCCCTGGGTGAGGGCCAAGTCTCTGGGTGAGGGCCACGCCCCCGGGCGAAGGCCACACCCCTTACGACAAATCTTTCCCTAGAAGCCCGGTCCTAGGGAAAGAACAGGGCTCCAGAGGAGGCCACTGTGGTGGGGAATCATCTTTGCTGGGTGGGCTGTATCTCCTGAGGTCCGGAGGCCCCATAACCCTGAAAGACAAGCCCTTGGGTGGGGCATATTCTACGTAGAGACACgcccatacacatacacacccccgTGGAAGAGATTATGCCTCAATTGGCCACCTCTGGGCTCCACACCGGGGGTGGGAGCAGGGATGACACTTGCCCTTGTTGGGGGACAGTGGGGACAGCTTTGGAAGCTGCAAGCATCACCCCAAAGGAGTCAAGTCCTCTAAGTAAGCTGCCCCAATCTTGGCACGGGCATACCATGCCCACTGGGCACCACTTGTACCAGGAGAGGATCCATCATCAAAGTTGAGTTGAACCCCTCAACAGGCCGACTCAAGTTCATGAGAGTTGGACGCTGCCTGAGCTTTGCCCATGAgccaaattgttttgtttttttttttttccttttgagatggaggctcactctgtcacccaggctggagtgcagtggtgcgatctcggctcactgcaacctccgcctcccgtgttcaagcgattctcctgcctccgcctcccgagtagctgggacaggaaTGCGCCCAcgccaaactaatttttgtatttttagtagagacggggtttcaccatgttggccaggctggtcttgaactcctgacctcaagttatccacccgccttggcctcccaaagtgctgggattatggacgtgagccaccgcgcctggcccaaattcttaTAGCCCTCACTGCAGCCAGTTGACTCTGACCCTGACCGTGGCTCAGGTGGTCCCCAGCCTCAACAGTGGAGGTGAAGACTGCACTTCCCTCTCTCAGGCTGGGGGAATCTCAGAAACCACTTAGGAGAGACAGAGGTGCACAGGAGGCTTGTGCTGCAGCATGCCGGAAAGTGGGTAGACTTCAAGCAGAACTTCCCAGGCCACCCCTGGGCCTAACACAATCTCTTCTGCTTTCTCCCACAGCTCATCACCCCACATCACAACATGGAGACCTAGAGACCCCATCCTCTGGGGATGAGGGGGAGATTCTGTCAGCAGAGGGGCCCCCAGTTAGAGAACTGGAGCCCaccctggaggaggaagaggtggtcACCCCTGACTTCCAGGAGCCTCTGGTGTCCAGTGGGGAAGAAGAACCCCTGATCTTGGCGGAGAAGCAGGAATCTCAACAGACACTCAGCCCTACCCCTGGCGACCCCATGCTGGCCTCATGGCCCACTGGGGAAGTGTGGCTAAGCACGGTGGCCCCCAGCCCTAGTGACACGGGGGCAGGCACTACAGCAAGTTCACACACGGAGGTGGCCCCGACTGACCCTACAGCTAGGAGGAGGGGGCGCTTCAAAGGGTTGAATGGGCGCTACTTCCAGCAGCAGGACCCAGAGCCGGGGCTGCAGGAGGGGATGGAGGCCAGCGCCCAGCCCCCAACCTCAGAGGCCGTGGGGAACCAAGTGGAGCCTCCGCTGGCCATGGCAGTCACAGAGATGTGGGGCAGTGGCCACAGCCGGAGCCCCTGGGCTGATCTGACCAATGAGGTGGATATGCCTAGAGCTGGTGAGTTGCTCTGGGGGAGGCGGGACCTACCTGGGGATCTGGAGGTGAGGGTGGAGAAGTAGCCATGGCTACACTCAGGATGAGGGAGGAAGCTGTGAATCCCAGCTGGGTACTCTGGCCCCAGAAGCCCCCTCTCCATTGGGCCTGGAGTCCCACCAAAGGGGCTGCTGAGAGATCATTGTAATGACTGCCTTGATGTTGTTGCAGGTTCTGCTGGTGGCAAGAGCTCCCCAGAGCCCTGGCTGTGGCCCCCGACCATGGTCCCACCCAGCATCTCAGGCCACAGCAGGGCCCCTGTCCCGGAGTTAGAGAAAGCCGAGGGCCCCAGTGCCAGGCCAGCCACCCCAGACCTGTTTTGGTCCCCCTTGGAGGCCACTGTCTcagctcccagccctgccccctggGAGGCATCCCCCTTGGCCACCTCCCCAGATCTCCCTATGATGGCCATGCTGCGTGGTCCCAAACAGTGGATGCTACCACACCCTACCTCCGTCTCCACTGAGGCCAGTAGAGTTGAGGGACATGGTGAGGCCACGGCCACGGCTCCACCTTCCCCTGCTGCAGAGACCGAGGTGTATTCCCTGCCTCCCTTTTCGACCCCGACAGGACAGGGTGGAGAGGCCATGCCCACAACACCTGAGTCCCCCAGGGCAGACGTCAGAGAAATTGGGGAGACCGGCCTTGCTCAGGTCCACAAAGCTGAGCACCCCAGCTCCAGCCCATGGCCTTCTGTAAACAGGAATGTGGCTGTAGGTTTTGTCCCCACTGAGACTGCCACGGAGCTAACGGGCCTCAGGGGCATCTCGGGGTCTGAGTCTGGGGTCTTCGACACAGCAGAAAGCCCCACTTCTGGCTTGCAGGCCACTGTAGATGAGGTACAGGACCCCTGGCCCTCAGTGTACAGCAAAGGGCCGGGTGCAAGCTCCCCATCTGCCCCCTCGGGAACCCCTGGAGTCTTCTTGGTACCCAAAGTCACCCCGAGTTTGGAGCCTTGGGTTGCTACAGATGAAGGACCCACTGTGAATCCCAAGGATTCCACAGTCACGCCGGCCCCCAGTGATGCTAGTGGAATTTGGGAACCTGGATCCCAGTCGTTTGAAGAAGCTGAAAGCACCACCTTGAGCCCTCAGGTGGCCCTGGATACAAGCGTTGTGACGTCCCTCACGACCGAGCAGGGGGACAAGGTTGGAGTTCCAGCCGTGTCTACACTGGCCTCCTCAAGCTCCCAACCCCACCCAGAGCCAGAGGATCAGGTGGAGACCCAGGGAACATCAGGAACTTCAGCGCCTCCTCATCAGAGCAGCCCCCTGGGGAAACCGGCTGTTCCTCCTGGGACACCGACTGCAACCAGTGTGGGCGAgtctgccttagtttcctcaggGGAGCCTACGGTACCGTGGGACCCCTCCAGCACCCTGCTGCCTGTCACCCTGGGCATAGAGGACTTCAAACTGGAGGTCCTGGCAGGGAGTCCAGGCGTAGAGAGCTTCTGGGAGGAGGTGGCAAGTGGAGAGGAGCCAGCCCTGTCAGGGACCCCTACGAATGAGGGTGCGGAGGAGGGTGAGTACAGAGTCCCAGGACTCTGAATGGTCAGGGCTtggggggcaggggctgggggagccCAGAGCAGAGAGGAATGGTTGTCCCTGAGGATCTGGAAGCTTTCTAGTGGGGCATGACGCTGGAGGTAGGAGCTTTTCGGGTGGAGTTGAATTTCAGAAATGACATTCCTGGCAGAGGAACGAGTACTGGCAAAGGCCAGGAGATGAAGTAGCACTTGAACAATTTTGGACACAGAGCATACATCCCAAGGAACAAAATTTGAGAGTGGtgagtggccaggtgcggtgcctcacacctgtaatcccagcactttgggaagccgagatgggcagatcacttgaggtcaggagttcaagaccagcctggccaacatggcgaaactctgtctctactaaaaatataaaaattagccaggtgtgttggcacacacctgtaatcccagttactggggaagctgaggcatgagaatcgcttgaatccgggaggcggaggttgcggtgagcccagatcgcaccactgtactccagcctgggtgacagagtgagactccatctcaaacagaataaaaacaaaaacaaaacatgggaGTGGCGAGGCATTGAGTAGAGTCTGATTTAGGGAATGAGTTCAGTTACAAGCCATGTCTACATCTGCTTTGTGCTGGACGGTGGTGTGACGCCCAGGGGCTGGCTTTCCAGGATTCCCCGAGTCTGGGGAAGACAGAGCAGGACACAGACGCCTCCCAGGCGAGGCCAGAGGGAGGAGGCGTGGCAGGGACGGTTTCCTGGACAAATGTGAATGGGAACTGGAATTCAGTGATTTGACTCATGGGGGGCCTCAAGCCACAGGGAAAGTGGGTGCTGGGAAGGCACGCAAGGGGCAAGGATCACCCCCATTCTACAGATAGCAAACCGAGGCTCAGGGAGGTACAACTCCACTTGGCTAATCAGTGGTCAAACCTCAACTGGAGCCCAAGTCAGCCTGAGTCTTAACTACTCTGTGGCCAGCAGCGTCCAGAGAAATCAGCTGCCCTGTTCTCCCTGGGGCCAGGTCGGCCTCAGCTCAGTCTGCAAATTCCAGCCCTTCTTAGGTCCTGCCAAATGAAGCTGAGTTTTTTGGCCAGatgaagtttaaaaacaaacaaacgaaaaagtGGCTGcatgcaatggctcatgcctgtcatcctagccctttgggaggctgaggtgggagaatcacttgagctcaagagtttaagaccaggctgggcaacatagcaagacaccatctctactaaaaataaaaagaaattagccaagctgcagtgagctatgatagctcCACcacgagaccctgcctcaaatcaaactaacaaaacaaaacaagcagcTAATTAATAagtctttttttctgagttgcacacttttttgttgttgtttgttttttcagactgagtctcactctgtcatccagcctggagtgcagtggtgtgatctcggcgcactgcaacctccacctcccaggttcaagtgattctcctgcctcagccttctgattaGATGgtattacaggctcccaccaccatgcctggctaatttttgtatttttaatagagacggggggtttcatcatgttggccaggctggtctcaaactcctgacctcaggtgatccacctacctcggcctcccaaagtgctgggattacaggcgtgagccatggcacccggtcGACTTGCGCACTTTTATTAACACCATTGGCGTTTAACTACTGCAACCCCCtgctcctgcctttttttttgaaagggtctcactctgtcacctaggcttgagtgcaatggcaggatcatggctcagtgcagccttgacctccctaggctcaggtgatcttcctgcctcaggctcccaagtagctgggaccaggtgtgcaccactaggcctggctaatttttgtattttttgtagagacagacttttgccatgttgcccaagttggtgcCCCTTTTTTTGAAGGCAAAGTGTCATGATGATGGAAATAGCTGATGCAGGTTTCATCATCCAGCCTGTCACCTCTGGGCTGTGTTGGGGTGGGATCtattttattttggtgtttttcctttttattttttccagacagggtcttggtctgttgctcaggctggagtgcagtggggcaaccatagctcactacacccaggctcaagtgatcctcccacatcagcctccgcagtagcttggactacaggcatgcaaccaccacacccagctctgtgtgtgtgtgtgtgtgtgtgtgtgtgtgtgtgtgtggttgtgtgtgaagagatggggtctccctatgttatccaggctggtctcaaactcccgggctcaagcgatcctctcgccttggcctcccaaagtgttgggattacagacgtgagccatagcacctggcagatctttttttcttagatgtCCCAGAGGCAGGCTGACCCAGGGGCAGGGCCGCTTGTATCCATAAAGGCTGACATTTATGGGTTTCTGCCAGTGTGCTTGGTTTATTCAAAGCACTTTACTGGAGTTATCTTGGTTAATCCTTTTAATGTCCTTATGGGAAAAGCTCCAGTGTGATCCTCACTTTGCAGATagggagacagacacagagaggtcAAGTACCTTGTGCAGCCATGCAACTAAGGGAGTGTCAAGCCTGGGGTTTGAATCCAGGTTGTCTGAACACAgagcttcttttgttttttttgagatagtgtcctgctctgtctcccaggctagagtacagtagtgatctcaggtcactgcaacctccgcctcccaggttccactgattttcatgcctcaacctcctgagtagctgggatgctgggattgtaggcatgcatcaccatgcctgtctaatttttctttctttctttcttttcttctttgaaacggagtctcgctgtgtcacccaggctggagtgcagtggcgcgatcttggctcactgcaagcgccgcttccccggttcatgccattctcctgcctcagcttcctgagtagctgggactacaggcgcccaccaccatgcccagctgattttctgtatttttattttttgttattttatttatttatttatttatttgagacagagtcttgctctgtcacccaggctggagtgcagtggtgagatctcggctcactgcaagctctgcctcccgggttcacgccattctcctgcctcagcctcccgagtagctgggactacaggtgcccgccaccgtgcccggctaatttttttttttttttggtgtttttagtagagatggagtttcaccatggtctcgatctcctgatctcgtgatctgcccacctccgcctcccaaagtgctgggattacaggcgtgagcaaccacgcctggccccctggctaatttttgtacttttagtagagatggggtttcaccatgttgaccagattggtcttgagctcctgactcaagtgatccgcccgcctcagcctcctgaagtgctgggattacaggcgagagccaccgcacctggctggaaaACAGGGCTTCTGTCTCAGTCACTAGGTTGTGAAATGCTTAGTTCATTGGCATAAAAAAGTACatgaggctgggcgtgatggctcatgcctgtaattccagcactttgggaggctgaggcgggaggatcacttgagccctcaGCAGAGCtctgagttggagaccagcctcggcaacatagtgagaccccgtctctacaaaacaaattttaaaattagcatggtgcatacctgtggtcccagctactcaggggtgctgaggtgggagaaccgcttgaccctgggaggttgtggctgcagtgagctatgatcatgcaactgcacttcagcctgggggacacagcaagactccgtctcaaaaacaaaatagtaataatctTAGGGTGGTGGTGAGAGAAGAGAGGGACTATGTGGGGATCAACCCTGGAAAGACGATCAGAAGGGAAGAAGTTCAATGCCCAAATAAATAGAGAAGGGGCAGTCAGAGAGGTGGGAGGGCGACCACACAGGAACACTAAGTAAACGGGGGTTGGAGCTGCACCTGGGCTGAGGCTGGGTCTGTCTTATACTTTTCTGGATCCTGGGGTCCACAATGAAGCCAGAGGCAGCAGGACGGAGATTGGCGGGCAGTGCTGGGGAGACCCAGGCGCCTACCCACCCGCCGCTTGCAGAAGAAATGCTAATGAAGCCAAAAATAAATGCAGTACCAGCGAGTGACTGAGTCACCGCCAGTCCGTGGGCAGGTGTCAGCAGCGCAGGGCACCTGGCGGGGCTCATGCGTCCCGCCGCCTGGCAGCCCTGTGCGTGTGCACACACGTGCAGGGCCATCGTCCAGCCACAGGCCCTGCCATCCACAAGCCCCTTTGCCATCCATGGGGTCACCCCAGGGACAGGCCTCAGCTACCTCAGGAGGGCCAGCTGCCACCTTCATTCCTTTAGCAAGCAATTACTGAGTGCCTGCTCTGTCCAGGACCCTGTGTTCAAACCAAATCCCCTGTCCTCTGAAAACTGATGTCCTAGAGCAACAGTCTAGAACTTTCCCAGggatggaaatgttctctatcGACGCTAACTTGAAAAGTGGCTAGGACAACTGAGGGATGacgtttttacttttatttcactttaattgATTTAAGCGTGAATATCTATATGTGGCTGCCATATGGAACACCAGTGCTCTAGGGAGAGATACAGACAAGAAACGATTGTTCtaataaaaaaagtaaagtagtgttcgcttcagcagcacatatgcTAAAATTAgaacaatacagagaagattagcacaGCCCCTGTGCAAAAAATGaagcatttcattctttttttttttttttttttttgagatggagtctcactctgtcacccaggctggagtgcagtggcgcgatctcagctcactgcaacctccgccttcggcgttcaaaggattctcctgcctcagcctcccaagtagctgggattacaggctcctgccaccacgcccagctaattttttgtatttttagtagagatgggtttccccatattggccaggctggtctcgaactcctgacctcaggtgatccatctgccttggtctctcaaagtactaggattacaggcgtgagccacggtgcctggcctcttttttgttttttaatttaattttttaaaaatttaattccaCTGTGCAGTGGAATGGTCAGATGCTGCCCTGACAGGATCTGTGTTGGCTGGGGCAggatgaggattttttttttttttttccactatgtcgcccaggctagaaccTATGTCTACTCCTGTGTCCCAATTTGTGAGAAGCACAGTGATGAGCAGAGTGTGCCCAAAGGAGGGGAAGGACACTTAAGTCAGGGAGGACACAGAAGCCTGTGTTCTGGGAGAAACATTCTACGAGGTCCTTCAGGCAGCCCTGGTCTCTGGGAGCCCCATTCCAGTTCAGGCTGAGGAAGGACTTTGCTACAGGCAGGGAAGTCCACAGATGCTTTGGGGCAGTTTCTGGAAGGAGTAAACTCCTCGTAACAGGGGGCATATGAGAGGGAGTTGGTGACCACTGGTTGGGAAAGTTATAAAGAGGACTCCATAGGGAGGGTTTGATTAAAGCAGTTTGGGGGCCTGGAGTCTTGATTCCAGGAAGGCAAAAGATCTGTGGTTTGACTCTTCCCCATACTACCCATCCATCCTGCAGCACACTCAGATCCCTGTGAGAACAACCCTTGTCTTCATGGAGGGACATGTAATGCCAATGGCACCATGTATGGCTGTAGCTGTGATCAGGGCTTCGCCGGAGAGAACTGTGAGATTGGTGAGTACCCCAGACTCAGGATCTGAATCTGAATTTGTTTGACTCCAGAGCCTCCAGCAACCATGCCCTCAGAATTCAGAGATCACAAAAAGCTGGTTTCAGATGCTCCATTCCCAAACCCCAGTCCTTACATCCAGCTAAATCAGCCCAGTTAGTGGATCCAGAATCAAACAGCTGAGCTTTCATCTCTGGTGTGCTGTCTCCCATTACTACCAGTCAgaggtgggaagggaaagacaaaGGAATGATATGTCCGAGACTCCTCCCTGCAAAGGCCCTTTGGGGATCCTGCCCTTTCCTGGGTGGGTGGGAGGTATAAGCACTGCCACCAGAACTGTTGGGTGCTAGCTTCAAAGCCCAACACAAGAAATACTACCAATTATGAAATTACAACAACAAGTATAAGTGACATAATTTCTTGAGCTCTGTGCATCATCTTGACTTCACAACCTTCACAATCACAAGACTGATTACAGAAttataacaataaatataaatgatataatttattGAGCTCTTCTATTGCTTCCCTACTCACAATCACCTTGAGTAGGAGCccattattattaccattttccAAAAAATAAGCTGAGTTTCAAGGAgggaaagtgacttgcccagtACCATACGTGCCTCAAGCACTGTCTACACATGGACCGGTAGAAGAAGAACTCAATGAATATCTAGCTTTACCCACAAACAGCTTTGTGACTCTGTGCAAGTCTTTGCAAATGCCTAAAAGAGACTCCAACTTCAGCTTTCTATGAGCCTGTTTTTGAGAGTATAATCTTCACTTCTCTAGAGTCAGGGAGAATAGTCTGCACATCCTGGCTCTCAGCTGCCCCAGTGGCATCTGCTCTCATTAATGCTAATTTATGTTAATTGTATGAGGTTCCACCCCCTTGCCTGCAGAGTCACTGGGCCATCTGTGCAGACTGTGACTGCTGCACTGAGGTCCAGGATGGATGGTAGGACTATGACCCCATCTTCTGCTTAGTTTCCTGCAGAGGCTCAGAGCCAAGGGGAAGCTGACCTCTGACTCAATCTCTTCTCCTCTCTGTCAGACATTGATGACTGCCTCTGCAGCCCCTGTGAGAATGGAGGCACCTGTATCGATGAGGTCAACGGCTTTGTCTGCCTTTGCCTCCCCAGCTATGGGGGCAGCCTTTGCGAGAAAGGTGAGTTTCTGTTGCAACCCCAGAAACAGTTCCAAGAGTGGGGTTGGGTGCCCAGCCACAGGCTTCCCCATATACTCCAGGTCCCTGCCTCCAGTTCCATGGCTGTGAGCCTGAcacaagataaattatttttttagacaaaCAGTGCGTAACATAGaattaaccattttattttattttattttttattattattattattattattatttttttttttttttttttttttttttttttttttgagacggagtctcgctctgtcacccaggctggagtgcagtggccggatctcagctcactgcaagctccgcctcccaggttcacgccattctcctgcctcagcctcccgagtagctgggactacaggcgcctgccacctcgcccggctaagtttttgtatttttagtagagacggggtttcactgtgttacccaggatggtctcgatctcctgacctcgtgatccgcccgtctcggcctcccaaagtgctgggattacaggcttgagccaccgcgcccggctattttattattatttaggtggaatttcactctgtcacccaggctggagtgcaatgatgccgtcttggctcactgcaacccccacctcccagattcaagcaattctccctgcctcagcctcccaagtagctgggattacagacgcctgccaccatgcctggctaatttttgtatttttcagtagagacggggttttgccatgttggccaggctggtcttgaactcctgacctcaggtgatccacccaccttggcctcccaaagtgctggaattacaggcatgtgcccctgTGCCtgccctattttattttatttcattttattttattttactttatttttttgagatagagtctcactctgtcaccaggctggagtgcagtggcgtgatctcagctcactgcgacctccgcctccctggttcaagtgattctcctacctcagcctcccgagtagctgggattacaggcacgcgccaccacacctagctaaatttattattttttgagacagggtctcaccttggcaccctggctggagtacagtggtgcgatcttggctcattgtagttttgacctcccaggctcaagtgatcctcccacctcagcctccccagtaggctgggactacaggcacatgccaccatgcctggctaatttttgtatattttgtagagacaaggtttcaccatgttgcccagactggtcttgaagtcctgagctcaagcaatctgtccacaTCAGCCTCACAatctactgggattacagccactgagcccagccaaattgaccattttaaagtgtacatttcagtggCATTCTGTACAATCACAATGTTGTATAGCCATCACCTCTCTCtagttccagaactttttcaGCACCCCAGAAAGAAACTCTGTGCCCACTAGGCGGTCACTCCCTATTCCCATTCCCCAGACCCTGGCAACcgctaatctgctttctgtctctgtggatttgcctgttctagacatttcatatgaGTGGAATCTCAAAATAtgtgtcttttgtgtctggcttctttcacctggcatgttttcaaggttcatctgtgttgtaatATGAATCagtgtttcattccttttcatggctgagtagtattccgttGTATGgctatatcacattttgtttatctattcatggTTTGATGgatgagtggaattgctgggtcatatggtaactctaggtttaatttttatttatttattttttatttttttaaagatggggttttgccatgttgcccaggctgctctcaaactactgggttcatgtgatctttctgcctcagcctcccaaagtgttgggattacaaatatgagccactgtgcttggtcttttttttttttttttgaaacagtttctcaTGCTGTGTTCAGGCTGGAAAGTACAGTGGTAgagtcatagctcactgtcatcttgaactcccaggctcaagcagtcctcttgcttcagcctacccagtagctggaactacaggttcgtgccaccatgcctggctaatttttatttttttaatttctttttctttttattttttgagagagtctcactctgtcacccaggctggagtgcagtggtgtgatctcagctcactacaacctccacctcccggttcaagtgattctcatgcctcaacctccccagtatctgggactataggcacccaccaccacacctgactcaattttttttttttttaatttttcgtagagatggggctaagctggtcttgaactcctggcctcaagtgatccaccagcctcgatctcccaaaatgctgggattacaggcctgagccaccatccTCAGcctacttttcctttaaaaaaaattatatgtaatcccagcactttgggaggccaaggcgggcggatcatgaggtcaggagatcaagaccatcctggccagcatggagaaaccctgtctctactaaaattacaaaaattagccaggcgtggtgacacgcgcctgtaatcccagctactcaggaggctgaggcaggagaattgcttgaacctgggaggtggaggctgcagtgagccaagatcgagacatcgcactccagcctgggcgacagagtgagactccatctcaaaaaaatatatatatatatatctccatcctagtgggtgtgaagtatctcatggtggttttgacaTTGAcaatgagcatcttttcatgtgcttgttggtcatttgtatgtcttctgtgGAGAAATGTCTGAGCTCCCATGTCCATACAAAGGATGCCCTGACATCAGAGAAGGAGATTTCAGCACTGGAATGAGAGGGGGTGTCAGAGACTGATCTCCCACTtaaatctcttccagaaacaaagaaaagacgTTAAGATTTGCCCAGTGTGGtagctcacggctgtaatcccaacattttgggaggctgaggtgggcagatcacttgaggccaggagtttgagatcaacctgaccaacatggtgaaaccccatctctattaaaagtacaaaaattagctgagcacgatggtacatgcctgtaatcccagctactccggaggctgaggtgggaggattgcttgagtgtggtaggcggaggtagcagtgagccgagattgtgccattgcactccagcctgggcaa
The sequence above is a segment of the Macaca nemestrina isolate mMacNem1 chromosome 20, mMacNem.hap1, whole genome shotgun sequence genome. Coding sequences within it:
- the LOC105469066 gene encoding neurocan core protein isoform X2; this encodes MGATFVWALGLLMPQMLLFVAGEQGTQDIADASERGLHMQKLGSGSVRAALAELVALPCLFTLQPRPSAARDAPRIKWTKVRTASGQRQDLPILVAKDNVVRVAKSWQGRVSLPAYPRRRVNATLLLGPLRASDSGLYRCQVVRGIEDEQDLVPLEVTGVVFHYRAAQDRYALTFAEAQEACHLSSAIIAAPRHLQAAFEDGFDNCDAGWLSDRTVRYPITQSRPGCYGDRSSLPGVRSYGRRNPQELYDVYCFARELGGEVFYVGPARRLTLAGARAQCRRQGAALASVGQLHLAWHEGLDQCDPGWLADGSVRYPIQTPRRRCGGPAPGVRTVYRFANRTGFPSPAARFDAYCFRAHHPTSQHGDLETPSSGDEGEILSAEGPPVRELEPTLEEEEVVTPDFQEPLVSSGEEEPLILAEKQESQQTLSPTPGDPMLASWPTGEVWLSTVAPSPSDTGAGTTASSHTEVAPTDPTARRRGRFKGLNGRYFQQQDPEPGLQEGMEASAQPPTSEAVGNQVEPPLAMAVTEMWGSGHSRSPWADLTNEVDMPRAGSAGGKSSPEPWLWPPTMVPPSISGHSRAPVPELEKAEGPSARPATPDLFWSPLEATVSAPSPAPWEASPLATSPDLPMMAMLRGPKQWMLPHPTSVSTEASRVEGHGEATATAPPSPAAETEVYSLPPFSTPTGQGGEAMPTTPESPRADVREIGETGLAQVHKAEHPSSSPWPSVNRNVAVGFVPTETATELTGLRGISGSESGVFDTAESPTSGLQATVDEVQDPWPSVYSKGPGASSPSAPSGTPGVFLVPKVTPSLEPWVATDEGPTVNPKDSTVTPAPSDASGIWEPGSQSFEEAESTTLSPQVALDTSVVTSLTTEQGDKVGVPAVSTLASSSSQPHPEPEDQVETQGTSGTSAPPHQSSPLGKPAVPPGTPTATSVGESALVSSGEPTVPWDPSSTLLPVTLGIEDFKLEVLAGSPGVESFWEEVASGEEPALSGTPTNEGAEEAHSDPCENNPCLHGGTCNANGTMYGCSCDQGFAGENCEIDIDDCLCSPCENGGTCIDEVNGFVCLCLPSYGGSLCEKDTEGCDRGWHKFQGHCYRYFAHRRAWEDAERDCRRRSGHLTSVHSPEEHSFINSFGHENTWIGLNDRIVERDFQWTDNTGLQFENWRENQPDNFFAGGEDCVVMVAHESGRWNDVPCNYNLPYVCKKGTARRSHRMRRHHHHHQHHHQHHHHKSHKERRKHKKHPMEDWEKDEGNFC